A stretch of the Enterobacter mori genome encodes the following:
- the serA gene encoding phosphoglycerate dehydrogenase, protein MAKVSLEKDKIKFLLVEGVHQKAIDSLRAAGYTNIEFHKGALDTEELKASIRDAHFIGLRSRTHLTEDVISAAEKLVAIGCFCIGTNQVDLNAAAKRGIPVFNAPFSNTRSVAELVIGELLLLLRGIPEANAKAHRGVWNKLASGSYEARGKKLGIIGYGHIGTQLGILAESLGMHVFFYDIESKLPLGNATQVQHLSDLLNMSDVVSLHVPENASTKNMMGAEELALMKPGSLLINAARGTVVDIPALADALKRKHLAGAAIDVFPTEPATNSDPFTSPLCEFDNVILTPHIGGSTQEAQENIGLEVAGKLSKYSDNGSTLSAVNFPEVSLPLHGGRRLLHIHENRPGVLTAINQIFAEQGVNIAAQYLQTNSQMGYVVIDIEADDDVAEKALQSMKAIQGTIRARLLY, encoded by the coding sequence ATGGCAAAGGTATCACTGGAGAAAGACAAGATTAAATTCCTGCTGGTCGAGGGCGTGCATCAAAAAGCAATCGATAGCCTTCGTGCGGCAGGTTACACCAACATCGAATTTCACAAAGGCGCGCTCGACACCGAAGAGCTGAAAGCGTCCATCCGTGATGCCCACTTCATTGGCCTGCGATCCCGAACTCACCTGACTGAAGACGTTATTTCTGCGGCGGAAAAGCTGGTGGCTATCGGCTGCTTCTGCATCGGTACCAACCAGGTTGACCTGAATGCTGCTGCCAAACGCGGTATTCCCGTGTTTAACGCCCCGTTCTCCAACACCCGTTCCGTGGCGGAGCTGGTGATTGGCGAACTGCTGCTGCTGCTGCGCGGCATTCCTGAAGCGAACGCCAAGGCGCACCGCGGCGTGTGGAACAAACTGGCGTCTGGCTCCTATGAAGCGCGTGGTAAAAAGCTGGGGATTATCGGCTACGGTCACATTGGTACGCAGCTCGGTATTCTGGCGGAATCCCTGGGTATGCATGTGTTTTTCTACGATATCGAAAGCAAGCTGCCGCTGGGTAATGCTACCCAGGTTCAACACCTGTCTGACCTGCTGAACATGAGCGACGTGGTGAGCCTGCACGTGCCGGAAAATGCGTCAACCAAAAACATGATGGGGGCGGAAGAGCTGGCGCTGATGAAGCCAGGCTCACTGCTGATCAACGCCGCGCGCGGCACCGTAGTGGATATTCCGGCACTGGCGGATGCGCTGAAGCGTAAGCATCTGGCGGGCGCGGCCATTGACGTGTTCCCGACGGAGCCAGCCACCAACAGCGATCCGTTTACCTCTCCGCTGTGCGAGTTCGACAACGTGATCCTGACGCCACACATCGGCGGCTCTACTCAGGAAGCGCAGGAGAACATCGGTCTGGAAGTGGCGGGTAAACTGAGCAAATACTCCGACAACGGTTCTACGCTCTCTGCCGTGAACTTCCCGGAAGTGTCTCTGCCGCTGCACGGTGGTCGTCGTCTGCTGCACATCCACGAAAACCGTCCAGGCGTGCTGACCGCCATTAACCAGATTTTTGCCGAGCAGGGTGTCAACATTGCCGCACAGTATCTGCAGACGAACTCGCAGATGGGCTATGTGGTTATCGATATCGAAGCGGATGACGATGTAGCCGAGAAAGCGCTGCAGAGCATGAAGGCTATTCAGGGGACGATTCGCGCGCGCCTGTTGTACTGA
- the rpiA gene encoding ribose-5-phosphate isomerase RpiA: MTQDELKKAVGWAALQYVQPGTIVGVGTGSTAAHFIDALGTMKGQIEGAVSSSDASTEKLKSLGITVFDLNEVDRLGIYVDGADEINGHMQMIKGGGAALTREKIIASVADKFICIADASKQVDILGNFPLPVEVIPMARSAVARQLVKLGGRPEYRQGVVTDNGNVILDVHGLEILDAVALENAINGIPGVVTVGLFANRGADVALIGTADGVKTIVK; this comes from the coding sequence ATGACGCAGGATGAACTGAAAAAAGCAGTAGGATGGGCCGCTCTCCAGTACGTACAGCCAGGGACCATTGTTGGTGTTGGCACGGGGTCGACGGCGGCGCACTTTATCGATGCACTGGGCACGATGAAGGGGCAGATCGAGGGCGCGGTTTCCAGCTCCGATGCGTCCACGGAAAAGCTGAAAAGCCTCGGCATTACCGTTTTCGATCTCAACGAAGTGGATCGTCTGGGGATTTACGTTGATGGCGCGGATGAGATCAACGGCCATATGCAGATGATCAAGGGCGGCGGCGCGGCGCTGACGCGTGAAAAGATCATCGCTTCTGTAGCGGACAAGTTCATCTGTATCGCGGACGCCTCCAAGCAGGTCGATATTCTGGGGAATTTCCCGCTGCCGGTCGAAGTGATCCCCATGGCCCGTAGCGCGGTTGCCCGTCAGCTGGTGAAGCTGGGCGGTCGTCCGGAATACCGTCAGGGCGTAGTCACCGATAACGGTAACGTGATCCTCGACGTTCACGGTCTGGAAATTCTCGACGCCGTTGCGCTGGAAAATGCCATTAACGGTATTCCAGGCGTAGTGACTGTAGGGTTATTCGCCAACCGTGGCGCGGATGTGGCGCTGATCGGCACGGCTGACGGCGTGAAAACCATCGTAAAATGA
- the argP gene encoding DNA-binding transcriptional regulator ArgP encodes MKRPDYRTLQALDAVIRERGFERAAQKLCITQSAVSQRIKQLENMFGQPLLVRTVPPRPTEQGQKLLALLRQVELLEDEWLGDEQTGSTPLLLSLAVNADSLATWLLPALAPVLADSPIRLNLQVEDETRTQERLRRGEVVGAVSIQPQALPSCLVDQLGALDYLFVGSKAFAERYFPNGVTRAALLKAPAVAFDHLDDMHQAFLQQNFDLPPGSVPCHIVNSSEAFVQLARQGTTCCMIPHLQIERELKSGELIDLTPGLYQRRMLYWHRFAPESRMMRNVTDALLAFGHKVLRQD; translated from the coding sequence ATGAAACGTCCGGACTACAGAACACTACAGGCACTTGATGCGGTTATTCGTGAACGCGGTTTTGAGCGCGCGGCGCAGAAGTTGTGCATCACCCAGTCCGCCGTATCACAGCGTATCAAACAGCTTGAAAACATGTTCGGGCAACCCCTGCTGGTGCGTACCGTTCCGCCGCGTCCAACGGAGCAAGGGCAAAAGCTCCTCGCGCTGCTGCGTCAGGTTGAACTGCTGGAAGATGAGTGGCTGGGTGATGAACAAACGGGTTCCACGCCACTGCTGCTGTCGCTGGCGGTGAACGCCGACAGTCTGGCAACCTGGCTGCTGCCTGCCCTTGCGCCAGTCCTGGCCGACTCCCCTATTCGACTGAATTTACAGGTAGAAGATGAAACCCGTACACAGGAGCGCCTGCGTCGTGGTGAGGTGGTTGGAGCGGTCAGTATCCAGCCTCAGGCGCTGCCAAGCTGTCTTGTCGATCAGCTAGGTGCGCTGGACTACCTGTTTGTCGGTTCAAAAGCCTTCGCGGAGCGCTACTTCCCGAATGGCGTCACCCGCGCCGCGCTGCTGAAAGCCCCTGCCGTGGCGTTCGACCATCTGGACGATATGCACCAGGCGTTCCTGCAGCAAAACTTCGATCTCCCGCCGGGCAGCGTGCCGTGCCATATTGTGAACTCGTCCGAAGCCTTTGTGCAGCTTGCACGTCAGGGAACCACCTGCTGCATGATCCCGCATCTGCAGATTGAGAGAGAGTTGAAAAGCGGTGAGCTGATTGACCTGACGCCGGGGCTGTATCAGCGCCGGATGCTTTACTGGCACCGCTTTGCGCCGGAAAGCCGTATGATGCGCAACGTCACCGACGCGCTGCTGGCGTTTGGGCATAAGGTGCTGAGGCAGGACTAA
- a CDS encoding IS110 family transposase — MEQELHFIGIDVSKAKLDVDVLRPDGRHRSKKFTNTPKGHEELLRWLRSHNVAPAHICMEATSTYMEDVAASLSDAGFTVSIINPALGKAFAQSEGLRSKTDAVDARMLAEFCRQKRPAAWEAPHPVERALRALVLRHQSLTDMHTQELNRRETAREVQMPSIDAHLLWLEAELKRLEKQIKDLTDDDPDLKHRRKLLDSIPGIGEKTSAVLLAYVGLKDRFGQARQFAAFAGLTPRQHESGSSVNRASRMSKAGHVSLRRALYMPAMVALYKTEWGKGFRARLEKNGKGAKLIIGAMMRKLAQVAYGVLKSGRPFDVTLHQENACVA, encoded by the coding sequence ATGGAACAGGAACTTCACTTTATTGGTATCGATGTCTCCAAAGCTAAGCTGGATGTCGATGTGTTGCGACCTGATGGCCGTCACCGCAGCAAAAAGTTTACTAACACCCCTAAAGGTCACGAGGAGCTGCTCAGGTGGCTCCGCAGCCATAATGTGGCTCCGGCCCACATCTGCATGGAGGCGACCAGCACCTATATGGAAGACGTCGCGGCTTCCCTCAGCGATGCCGGTTTCACCGTATCCATCATCAACCCGGCTCTGGGTAAAGCCTTTGCGCAGAGCGAAGGCCTGCGCAGTAAAACCGATGCCGTGGATGCCCGTATGCTGGCAGAGTTCTGCCGGCAGAAGCGTCCGGCAGCCTGGGAGGCACCGCATCCGGTGGAGCGCGCGTTGCGGGCGCTGGTACTGCGGCATCAGTCCCTGACGGACATGCACACGCAGGAGCTGAACCGCCGTGAGACGGCGCGGGAGGTGCAGATGCCGAGCATTGATGCGCACCTTCTGTGGCTGGAAGCGGAGCTGAAGCGGCTGGAGAAACAGATAAAGGACCTGACGGATGACGACCCGGACCTGAAGCACCGGCGAAAACTGCTGGACAGCATACCGGGTATCGGTGAAAAGACGTCCGCCGTGCTGCTGGCGTATGTGGGACTGAAGGACAGGTTCGGGCAGGCGCGGCAGTTCGCGGCGTTCGCAGGGCTGACACCGCGGCAACATGAATCCGGAAGCAGCGTAAACAGGGCAAGCAGGATGAGTAAGGCTGGCCATGTCTCGCTTCGCCGGGCGCTGTATATGCCCGCGATGGTGGCGCTGTACAAAACGGAGTGGGGAAAAGGATTCAGGGCGCGTCTGGAAAAGAACGGTAAGGGAGCGAAGCTGATAATCGGAGCGATGATGCGTAAGCT